One window of Salminus brasiliensis chromosome 16, fSalBra1.hap2, whole genome shotgun sequence genomic DNA carries:
- the LOC140537043 gene encoding FMR1-interacting protein NUFIP2-like, whose product MDGNNKTSGLQHCEVRHVEKDPVLSLNGEVALTNGYSSKAAADNDGSGSESGYTTPRKRRARRSSVKGAENVSRDKERCLQRSIMSYSKQDLETSGQEPADKVVNSRPNCTRTCLKTEVHAGVRRAGIQEVTPVDEVQCKNSDGRPSGPITKKTDDKVSKTKLTSSVTSKEDLWTLFKPPPVFPVDNSSAKIVPKISYASKVKENLNSKAAQASAETDLAQASGKLSQVPMSAVKMVSFTNGPVSEEPNGCPSEGALFNTAASTAPSDSNPEEENVASNPDTSCSSSACPSVPEPRKSSPFVYPHKPLNMQTVPPSARPTDAPAAQTNQKALGDIFQNQWGLSFINEPNAGPEGTGSSRTTVSSMIKVADITFQGESLSFIIQPGLDPTSAVFLPAPQEVGKRTSGTDAALKACSSSRTASEDCPQAQPASQEEQKVKNRSPVVSCKNLDTEPAVTPAVSLMGPSKAQASVKGHDRASSWGLFDLRAAVSYHTKEFEHLITLRKHDPKRVVYYEEAMDGPDH is encoded by the exons ATGGATGGAAACAATAAGACTTCCGGTTTACAGCATTGTGAGGTCAGGCACGTGGAGAAGGATCCAGTGTTGTCTCTGAACGGAGAAGTCGCCCTCACAAATGGTTACTCCAGCAAAGCTGCTGCCGACAACGACGGCAGCGGATCGGAGAGCGGATACACTACCCCTAGGAAGCGCAGGGCTAGACGCAGCAGCGTGAAGGGGGCTGAAAATGTGAGTCGGGACAAAGAGAGGTGTCTGCAGCGGAGTATCATGTCTTATTCCAAGCAGGACCTGGAGACCTCAGGCCAAGAGCCTGCTGACAAAGTGGTGAACTCTAGGCCTAATTGCACAAGGACTTGCCTTAAAACAGAGGTGCACGCAGGTGTTCGGCGGGCAGGCATTCAAGAGGTGACCCCTGTGGACGAGGTGCAGTGCAAAAACTCGGACGGTAGGCCCTCAGGCCCTATTACTAAAAAGACTGATGACAAGGTCAGTAAAACCAAGCTCACCTCCTCAGTGACCTCAAAAGAGGACTTGTGGACTTTGTTCAAGCCTCCCCCAGTGTTTCCAGTGGATAACAGTAGTGCTAAAATAGTGCCGAAGATCAGTTATGCAAGCAAAGTTAAGGAAAACCTCAACAGCAAAGCAGCACAGGCCAGTGCAGAGACAGATCTGGCTCAGGCATCTGGAAAGCTCTCCCAGGTGCCCATGTCTGCTGTAAAAATGGTCAGCTTTACTAATGGCCCTGTTTCGGAAGAGCCTAACGGGTGCCCCTCTGAGGGAGCATTGTTCAACACTGCTGCTAGCACCGCACCTTCTGACTCTAATCCAGAGGAAGAGAATGTAGCGTCCAACCCGGACACCAGTTGTAGCTCCTCAGCTTGTCCTTCAGTTCCAGAGCCAAGAAAATCTAGTCCTTTTGTTTACCCACATAAACCTTTAAATATGCAAACTGTACCCCCCAGTGCCCGCCCCACAGACGCCCCAGCTGCTCAGACAAATCAAAAAGCCCTCGGAGATATCTTCCAGAACCAGTGGGGTCTGTCTTTTATCAACGAGCCAAACGCAGGCCCGGAGGGAACGGGCTCTTCTCGAACGACTGTTTCAAGCATGATCAAAGTGGCGGACATCACATTTCAGGGGGAGAGCCTTTCGTTTATCATCCAGCCAGGCTTGGATCCAAcctctgctgtttttctcccagCCCCTCAGGAGGTGGGGAAAAGGACTAGTGGCACGGAtgctgctttgaaagcttgctCCTCTTCTCGCACTGCCAGTGAAGACTGTCCACAAGCTCAGCCAGCGAGTCAGGAAGAACAGAAAGTGAAGAACAGAAGTCCAGTGGTTTCCTGTAAGAATCTCGATACAGAGCCTGCAGTTACCCCAGCTGTTAGTTTGATGGGTCCATCCAAGGCCCAGGCTTCGGTAAAAGGCCACGACAGGGCGAGTAGCTGGGGATTGTTTGATCTGCGAGCTGCTGTATCCTACCACACTAAag AATTTGAACATCTCATCACTCTTCGAAAGCATG ATCCAAAAAGAGTGGTGTATTATGAGGAGGCCATGGATGGACCTGATCATTGA